In Xiphophorus hellerii strain 12219 chromosome 8, Xiphophorus_hellerii-4.1, whole genome shotgun sequence, the genomic window AGTGCAGCTTGCTTCAGTGTTAGAACTATTTTTATATTGTCTGATTCTGTCCGGGGTaatcaaaaaacagaaaaaaagagagagaaaaataaactgttgcATGTTTGAAAGTGTGTTtcttgtaaagaaaaaatatttttcataatcatGTAATCTGTGTGGTTGAAATCACAGGTTTGGTTGCTTATCCTGATTTGATTTTTCAGAGTTCTCCTCTGAGTCGCATGTGCAGGTCCTCCTGGTCGATCTTGCTGGTCTGTTCGTGCCAGCGGTGATGAGCCAGCAGGGCCACGTTCCGGGCCGAGATGGCGCTCATTTCCATGGCGCTGGCCGCCCACTCCACGGCGTTGAGGTAGTACAGCCGGTTGTGCAGGACGAAGGGCGGCGTCTTCCGGTGCGGCGGACGGTAAGACGGATAGGCGAGCCACGGGGTCTCGGACACGGAGTCGTAGGACAGAAACatttgctgcagctgctccgGGGTCAGCGATTCCGAGGAGAACACCTTCCAGACTTTAGGGCGGCTCGCCGGGGGTCGCTTGTAGCCGTCGGGGATGTGCACGGGGTCCAGAGAGCTCAGGCTGTTGATGGCGCAGCCCTTGGAGTCGGTGGTGAGGATTTCGGACACGGTGAACTCGGAGGCGGCCTCGGCGCTCCCCAGGTAGGACATGTTCAGGGTGCCGTGCACCAGGGTGGCCACCGTCTGGTGGTAGAGACCCGGGTAGTGAGTCGGGATGGGAGGGGAGAACCCCGAGAACGTAATGTCAGACTTTCCCTGATGAAGTGGTGTCGCTATGACAACGATGTCATACAGAGAGTGCGCCGAGCCGGATTCTCCGACGTAGTTGATTTCGTAGTAAGAGACGGTGCTTCCTGAAAATAGAGAGCAGAGAGGGGACTTGGTGAGgcagggaaaataaaataaagtcgGTTTTACGCTAAATGAAGCAACATGGAGATTACCTCTCTTTGATGGACGGGTCTTCATTGAAATGGAGCCGACTTTAGCAGGGATGAGATCACTTTTGCTGTGGTAAAGGAGTCCAGAGCACACTCTCTTATTGCCACCGTCCACTGCCCACAGGCCTGAGTCCACCCCAGCTAAAGACACCGCCCCTGAAACACAACACTTCCATGTTAAATTCACTCTGGAGGAATGAACCCGAAGTAAACCTGATATTATTGTAAAACTTACTGACCCTTGACTTTGCTCTCTGCAGATCTATTAGTGAAACTTTCcctgtttttagcttttgtttaatATCTACATTGTCATTTGTTGCACTTgtttatcaattaatcaaattttatttgtatagcacatttcctcaacaaggcagttcaaagtgcattacatcataaaaacaagaaaatgaacaattgaaaaattaaattttttcaattacacatcaaaatgttgcctagtgtttcatttattatggtacaaaagcaactctaaacagctgggttcttagtccagatttaaagaatttcagtgttttggctgttttacaATTTCCACGACGTTTCAAGAAGAGTAATGACACAaagaaaattctaaaaatagattaaaaatattcattttatatttaaaaaaaaccttttcatacTTGAAACTTCAGAAAGGAAGTGAAGTGTTACATAAAAGGTTATGTTTAATgcctcaatttattttttaatttctaactttaatataaaatgtttttgcacgttaaaaaacatttttcatacttCAAACTTGAGACTTAAGTGTCATATTGTTTTATGGAAGTAGCTACTACAGACAGAGAACATTTGGAAGAAGGAGATCTGATCTACATAAAAACAGTATGGaggataaaaaaacacacacaaaaaacattcattatccaagaaaaataaacatgcatcattttccttctccttctctattatgcactactttttaattaatctaGCTCCTAAAATTCCCCCCAAAATACTCCCATTACAGCCAAtctgtggctgtaatgtgacaaaaatgtaaaagaggCCTTCTGGTGAAGACACATACCCACAAAGCCATTGATGCGGACGCTTTGGCCGTAGTTAACACGCGTTATGGGTGCAACAATATCGTTGATGAAGGCCTGTGAAAATCCATCTCCCATCATGGCCTCCTCTAGAGTTTGATTCATCAGGGTGAGGAAGCCGTCGCCTCCCATGGCGTGCAAGAGCTTCTCCACAGTAGAGAACGAGTACCCGTACTGCTGATACTGGTAGATTCTGTCAACAACAGGATGTAGAGGAGGATTAGGGCACCTGCAACACTTCTGAGCTCATATTGCAGCATTGCAACTAAAATCTGTGAAGCCTACTCTCTCACCTCATAAATTTGTCCAGAACGCTCTCCACCCACATCTGCATGCGGACGAAACTGAATCCGTAGCGCCAGAGCATCCTGAAGAAGTTAACAATGAACCAGTCGCTCTCTTCAAACACTAGCTCTTTCCCATCGAAGATCGCCATTTTAGAGGGGACGTCTTTCCTCTGGGGAACACCTGTTGACAACGAGGCATCAAGTTTAGAAAACACATATTAATCTGATGTCAAATAAGCCGTGGTTGTGCTGAGGTTACCTATTTTTTCAATGAACTGCTTCATGTGTAGGTTCAGAGGGTGGATCACAGAGCCTCCAGTCTCATACTCATAATCCCCCATCTTCACCGTTGCCAGACGCCCTCCAACTGTCCCCGACTCAAACACATCGATCTTGACAACGGGTCCAAACTCCTCCCTCAGGTAAAAGGCTGCGGCTGTTCCGCCAATCCCTGCGCCGATCACAGCTGGAAAAGGAGCAGAGACAGAAAAGTAAAGCACAACGTGTGCTAAAATGGGGACTGCAGCCACATTTCTCTGGAATCACTTAAACTCTCGAGAAGATTGTGAGCATCATTTGATCtgtgaagcacggtggtggcagcatcatgttgtcaATGTGTTTAAATGGAcagaaatatatattgttaagaaatttgttgttatatatatatatatatacagctcAGGGGCTGTATATATAgtctttgggttttgttttgtttttacattggGGAACAAGAGCATGGGTTATGTGCAGGATATCTGCATTTGGTCGCTGTGAACTCACAAagcttgggggggggggggggggggaattaCAAGTCTTTTGAAACTTGTTCTTTGGTCacagactgattttttttctgaatctaTTTAAAGTAACTAAATTCAATGAAGCAACATTGAATGCATTACattagaaactaaatatttacataaattctagtaaaaaaaattgcttaccTCGCTTTTCTAAAGTGATTTCTGTGTGCTAAATAACACAATATGGGAGATTTATCTTTTcaagagatgtttttttatttcctcaaatTAAAAAGCTTAATGTCTTTAGCATTTGGTAGTATTAtctttttaaactgtgtgatttgaagcggggtgtccaaagtgtggcctggcAGCTATTTGCAGCCCTTTGGGTCATTTTGTTATGCTCCTTACCCACAATTTGAAAATTGAACGAATTTGTCTTTAAGCATAGGTGGTTTGAGATCAACACTCTTTTTAAGGTGAGGCTTTTAGAAAGTcttcttaatatttttcttttcttttattaaccATGTTGCTGCTTTCTTGGGTTAAATTTGGCTAAATGCAGCAAACCCTAACCCATCTTACTGAATGCAACACTGGACCTGAAGGTTCACTCCAAAGAAGTTTGAATAATCAGAAGAACCAGTCCTCCTGGTGACTCCTTCATGTTTGCGGCAGCGTCATTTGTACTTGCCTATTTTCTTTGGCTGCTCCAGCAGCTCCGGAGCTGAGGCCAAACTTCTCCTCCCAGAGTGCCAAAGCCCCAGGAACAGCAGGGTTCGCAGTGAAAGCGTGCGTAATGTCATTGTGGCCGTCGTCTACTGGTCTGCACCCAGGAACATAAGTGcatgaagaagaaacaggaacCACTGATAACTTCTCCTGAGGGTCAAAGTTCGCACACCTCACTGCTGTATATTAAACAGCAGAGCGAATCACTGTGATTTCAGCTTAGATCTGCCAAACCATGCGGCGGAAAGCGCAGTACTATCTTTCTACAGTCATGTTCAATGGTACTCACAATTTCAAATATCACCACAGAGGTGTTGAttcaaaaaaaactttgacagagttaagaaaaaacataaaagcgCGAAAAAAATCTCCTCTAactacttggaaaaaaaaaattaactgggTATGAAggtaaatgtgaaaacagaaagttaaaTAACGAACTAGAGCAGTTGAACGGTTGAGTCCCTACAGGGAATCGTGAACGTCGCTCAGACTGAGAACCAACTTCCGGGTTCGAGCTtgaatttcacaataaaacacatcttAATGTGTAAcccaggcatgtccaaagtccggcccgggggccaatcatggcccgcggtcagatttcatacggcccgcagcttcagtcttataatgtattatttatggcccgcctgcactatcaaacagaataaataaatcataaaacttgaaactgtaattcctcctttcaccaaatggtggcagtaccactttaatactatcagtctgccttcgtgcagcgaacccctctccactcatttctgccatggccactgcaaagaaaacaagttaacagtgagggccgccgctttcaagagagatgggaattataatacttcttcactgaaaatcaaggcaattgtgcttgtctaatttgtgagacggttgccttgttcaacgtaaagagacactaccagactaaacatgctaacgcatacaacaagctaacagggagtgaccgtgctgaaaaagtgacgcagctccaagctgcactggcatcacaacagcaattcttcacgcaggcctgagtcaaaagaaaataccaccaaagcaagctacgaagtgaccatgttaatagctaaacatggcaaaccttttactgaagatacttttatcaaagactgtgttatgaaaatggtggagaacatttgccctgagaagaagcaagaatttgcgaatgtttgcctggcacgtaacagtgtggcacggagagttgaggacatgaaattgagtattttgaacgataacatctgtcactatcaacagtgaaaagccaaaagaacatttatgcacctggatttatggcacttatttttattaaactcttgagtaagatttggttattactgttgatgttatgaacctgtagatgtgacacaaactattactttctcaaagatattgtaaatgacaagagcaaaattaacttgttttaagatttaataataacagacaactttgcattacttataactcctgtttaaaatgttcttgaggcaaagatatttttaaactcctgtaaatttaaggtatttcatacagtttgttcaatg contains:
- the pcyox1 gene encoding prenylcysteine oxidase 1 — encoded protein: MTLRTLSLRTLLFLGLWHSGRRSLASAPELLEQPKKIAVIGAGIGGTAAAFYLREEFGPVVKIDVFESGTVGGRLATVKMGDYEYETGGSVIHPLNLHMKQFIEKIGVPQRKDVPSKMAIFDGKELVFEESDWFIVNFFRMLWRYGFSFVRMQMWVESVLDKFMRIYQYQQYGYSFSTVEKLLHAMGGDGFLTLMNQTLEEAMMGDGFSQAFINDIVAPITRVNYGQSVRINGFVGAVSLAGVDSGLWAVDGGNKRVCSGLLYHSKSDLIPAKVGSISMKTRPSKRGSTVSYYEINYVGESGSAHSLYDIVVIATPLHQGKSDITFSGFSPPIPTHYPGLYHQTVATLVHGTLNMSYLGSAEAASEFTVSEILTTDSKGCAINSLSSLDPVHIPDGYKRPPASRPKVWKVFSSESLTPEQLQQMFLSYDSVSETPWLAYPSYRPPHRKTPPFVLHNRLYYLNAVEWAASAMEMSAISARNVALLAHHRWHEQTSKIDQEDLHMRLRGEL